A region from the Vicia villosa cultivar HV-30 ecotype Madison, WI linkage group LG3, Vvil1.0, whole genome shotgun sequence genome encodes:
- the LOC131654826 gene encoding phenylcoumaran benzylic ether reductase Betv6-like, translated as MAEKSKILIGGTGYIGKHIVEASAKAGHPTFALVRESTLSDPAKANLLDNFKSLGVNLVPGDLYDHEKLLKAVKEVDVVISTVGQVQLADQVKIIAAIKEAGNIKRFFPSEFGNDVDRVHAVEPAKSGFETKAQIRRAIEADGIPYTYVSSNSFAGYYLPTLAQPGQFAPPPPKDKVVIYGDGNPKAVFNKEDDIATFTIRAVDDPRTLNKILYIKPPKNLYSFNELVALWEKKIGKILEKSYILEDKLLKDIEDAPLPINVILAIYHSNFVKGDHTNFVTEASFGVEAFELYPDVKYTTVEEYLDQFV; from the exons ATGGCTGAGAAAAGTAAGATCCTTATTGGAGGAACAGGTTACATCGGAAAACACATAGTAGAAGCAAGTGCAAAAGCTGGTCATCCTACTTTTGCATTGGTCAGAGAATCCACTCTTTCTGATCCAGCCAAAGCTAATCTTTTAGATAACTTCAAATCATTAGGCGTTAATTTGGTCCCT GGGGATTTGTATGATCATGAGAAGTTGCTGAAAGCAGTTAAGGAGGTGGATGTGGTGATTTCCACAGTAGGTCAAGTTCAACTTGCAGATCAGGTGAAGATTATCGCTGCTATTAAGGAGGCTGGTAACATTAAG AGGTTTTTTCCTTCGGAATTTGGGAACGATGTTGATCGTGTCCACGCGGTAGAGCCAGCAAAATCTGGATTTGAAACCAAAGCCCAAATTCGACGTGCTATTGAAGCGGATGGTATACCCTATACATATGTCTCTAGCAACTCATTTGCTGGATATTATCTCCCCACATTAGCTCAGCCAGGACAATTTGCTCCACCTCCACCCAAAGACAAAGTTGTCATATATGGTGATGGAAATCCCAAAG CTGTGTTTAACAAGGAAGATGACATTGCAACATTCACTATTAGAGCTGTGGATGATCCAAGGACATTGAACAAGATTCTTTACATTAAACCGCCTAAGAACCTTTACTCATTCAACGAGCTTGTGGCATTGTGGGAGAAGAAAATTGGAAAGATCTTGGAAAAAAGTTATATTCTAGAGGATAAACTTCTTAAGGATATTGAAGATGCTCCTCTTCCAATCAATGTGATATTAGCAATTTACCACTCTAATTTTGTGAAGGGTGATCACACTAACTTTGTGACTGAGGCATCTTTTGGGGTTGAGGCTTTTGAATTGTACCCAGATGTTAAGTATACTACTGTTGAAGAATATCTTGACCAATTCGTTTGA